In Bacteriovorax stolpii, a single genomic region encodes these proteins:
- a CDS encoding TIGR02530 family flagellar biosynthesis protein, with protein MANPKINNILIPNVTQLPSQKKTDDVNKLKQGETSEFKGLLDSQVAEQEGQSALAPKKGIQLSTHAMRRLQERNISIDKDEYTKLQTAMDRLKLKGGQDSLVITGKAAYIVDVPKNTIVTAIDKESIGENVFTKIDSTILMN; from the coding sequence ATGGCGAATCCTAAAATTAACAACATTCTTATTCCGAACGTCACGCAGCTGCCGTCGCAGAAGAAGACGGATGACGTTAATAAGTTAAAGCAAGGGGAAACGTCAGAGTTTAAGGGACTCTTAGACTCACAGGTTGCAGAGCAAGAAGGTCAGTCAGCTCTAGCTCCAAAAAAAGGCATTCAGCTTTCAACTCACGCGATGAGAAGGCTTCAAGAAAGAAACATTTCAATTGATAAAGATGAATACACAAAATTACAAACAGCAATGGATCGCCTGAAATTAAAAGGAGGGCAGGATTCGTTAGTTATTACGGGTAAAGCGGCGTACATAGTAGATGTTCCGAAAAACACGATTGTAACTGCGATTGATAAAGAAAGTATTGGAGAAAACGTTTTTACGAAAATTGATTCTACGATTTTAATGAATTAA
- a CDS encoding flagellar hook protein FlgE → MGILRSFTIGVSGLNASGQGMGVIGDNIANAGTNGFKSSRAEFQDVLAVSLKGIEGGDQFGAGTKLGHIKPLMTQGDISRTDSVTDLALSGDGMFTIEAPAGRTFTRDGSFHFDKEGQLTTMDGYKVLGFQADENGKMVNKIDAIKLGNTTIPAKATKEVLMSMNLDSRMNKMEFNIENPEKTSNFSNSMTIYDNIGTARTVTAYYNKVDNNQWEYHIAVDGKDVEGGKPDTMYEQASGTLIFNDKGQLEEEKTSKNSFNFNKGAAKDQKITFNFGQSIKEGGNGLDASTQYGSDSAMARHTQDGASAATLTSLSFNDKGILTASYDNGETRDVAQIAVAKFENNEGLFKIGKNLFKESKASGQAALGKPGESGRGEVLSKSIELSNVDIANEFVNLMTAQRNFQANAKTLTTADEMLQQVLQIKR, encoded by the coding sequence ATGGGTATTCTACGTTCATTCACAATTGGTGTTTCTGGTTTAAATGCTTCTGGTCAAGGTATGGGTGTAATCGGTGATAACATCGCTAACGCCGGAACAAACGGATTTAAATCTTCTAGAGCTGAATTTCAAGACGTATTAGCAGTATCACTTAAAGGAATCGAAGGGGGAGACCAATTCGGTGCCGGTACAAAATTAGGTCACATTAAGCCTCTAATGACTCAAGGGGATATCTCAAGAACAGATTCAGTAACAGACCTTGCACTTTCTGGTGACGGTATGTTCACAATTGAAGCTCCAGCAGGAAGAACGTTTACTCGTGATGGATCATTCCACTTCGATAAAGAAGGTCAGTTAACAACGATGGACGGATACAAAGTTCTTGGTTTCCAGGCCGATGAAAACGGAAAAATGGTTAACAAAATCGACGCTATTAAACTAGGAAACACAACAATCCCAGCGAAAGCGACAAAAGAAGTTCTAATGTCGATGAACCTTGATTCTCGTATGAACAAGATGGAATTTAACATCGAAAACCCAGAGAAAACTTCTAACTTCTCTAACTCAATGACAATTTACGATAACATCGGTACAGCTAGAACTGTAACTGCTTACTACAACAAAGTAGATAACAATCAGTGGGAATACCATATTGCTGTTGATGGAAAAGATGTTGAAGGTGGAAAGCCGGATACAATGTATGAGCAAGCTTCTGGTACTCTTATCTTCAATGATAAGGGACAACTTGAAGAAGAGAAAACATCTAAAAACTCTTTTAACTTCAACAAAGGTGCTGCTAAAGACCAAAAAATTACTTTCAACTTTGGTCAATCGATTAAAGAAGGTGGAAACGGTCTTGATGCTTCTACTCAGTACGGATCTGATTCAGCAATGGCCCGCCACACTCAAGATGGAGCTTCAGCTGCAACATTAACTTCTCTTTCATTTAACGATAAAGGGATTTTAACTGCTTCATACGATAACGGTGAAACAAGAGACGTAGCTCAAATCGCTGTAGCAAAGTTTGAAAACAACGAAGGTCTATTCAAAATTGGTAAGAACCTTTTCAAAGAATCAAAAGCATCTGGACAAGCTGCTCTTGGTAAACCAGGTGAGTCTGGACGTGGAGAAGTTCTTTCTAAGTCAATCGAGCTTTCAAACGTTGATATCGCAAACGAATTCGTTAACCTGATGACAGCTCAAAGAAACTTCCAGGCTAACGCTAAGACGTTAACAACAGCAGACGAAATGCTACAACAAGTTCTTCAGATTAAGAGATAA
- a CDS encoding flagellar hook assembly protein FlgD: MPEIGRPVEQNPFSDIKINRQPSAGNGAVTNRAVGDSLNQIAGNKPEARFVDRRKKEELGQDGFMKLLAHQLKNQDPMKPMDQKDFSANLAQFSQLEQLTAMNKKMDAVNQNAVDDKRVQGAAFLGRKVVTSGTSIDYKGDGKDVRVPFFLDQPAKAAVINILDNKNQLVARIERENLQKGMQDVTWDGIGFDGQIAAKETYHFEVIGFDENNNKFNGSTRSEGLVQGVHFEDGETVLDLANGKKVFLKDVQSFSVAENNDQGKNIPALQKQAAQAYNQVEKQ, from the coding sequence ATGCCAGAAATTGGAAGACCAGTAGAGCAAAACCCATTCTCGGATATTAAAATCAACAGACAACCGTCGGCAGGAAATGGCGCTGTTACTAACAGAGCAGTCGGTGATTCATTAAACCAGATCGCCGGAAATAAACCTGAAGCGCGTTTTGTTGACAGAAGAAAAAAAGAAGAACTTGGTCAAGATGGTTTTATGAAACTTCTTGCTCACCAATTAAAAAATCAAGATCCAATGAAGCCAATGGATCAAAAAGATTTCTCGGCCAACCTTGCTCAATTCTCGCAGTTAGAGCAGTTGACAGCAATGAATAAAAAAATGGATGCTGTTAACCAAAATGCAGTTGATGATAAACGTGTTCAAGGAGCAGCTTTCTTAGGAAGAAAAGTTGTGACATCTGGAACGAGCATTGACTACAAAGGTGACGGGAAAGATGTAAGAGTTCCTTTCTTCCTTGATCAGCCAGCAAAGGCCGCAGTTATCAACATTCTTGATAACAAGAACCAGCTTGTTGCCAGAATTGAAAGAGAGAATTTACAAAAAGGAATGCAAGACGTAACGTGGGATGGAATTGGATTCGACGGACAAATTGCAGCGAAAGAAACATATCACTTTGAGGTGATTGGTTTCGATGAAAACAACAATAAGTTTAACGGTTCAACTCGCTCTGAAGGTTTAGTACAAGGTGTACATTTCGAAGACGGTGAAACTGTATTAGATCTTGCGAATGGAAAAAAAGTTTTCCTAAAAGATGTTCAAAGTTTTTCTGTAGCGGAAAATAATGATCAGGGAAAAAATATTCCTGCATTGCAAAAGCAAGCGGCGCAAGCTTATAATCAAGTAGAGAAACAATAA
- the fliJ gene encoding flagellar export protein FliJ, translated as MQKFKFKLDGLLKVREFKEKKIKIELGEILREITAVEDKIAEANKAIEETYEAQETFMKDPSAGQMLQFFPLFIQGKKEDIKNKENLLWSLRKKYDKKIAELAQARGEVKVMENFKEKKKDEWSKERNKKEQEAIEEILMMRSNGSKGLL; from the coding sequence ATGCAAAAGTTTAAATTCAAACTCGACGGTCTTCTAAAGGTTCGCGAGTTTAAAGAAAAGAAAATTAAGATCGAGCTGGGAGAAATCCTAAGAGAGATCACTGCTGTTGAAGACAAAATTGCTGAAGCCAATAAGGCAATTGAAGAGACTTATGAAGCGCAAGAAACGTTCATGAAAGATCCTTCAGCAGGACAAATGCTTCAGTTTTTTCCGTTATTCATTCAAGGAAAAAAAGAAGACATCAAAAACAAAGAGAACCTATTGTGGTCTCTGAGAAAAAAATACGATAAAAAAATAGCCGAGCTGGCACAGGCCCGCGGTGAAGTAAAGGTCATGGAGAACTTCAAAGAAAAAAAGAAGGACGAGTGGTCTAAAGAAAGAAATAAAAAAGAACAGGAAGCCATCGAAGAAATTCTGATGATGAGATCAAATGGCTCTAAGGGATTACTCTAG
- a CDS encoding FliI/YscN family ATPase, protein MDKNLDLSSIHKNYEYASPFQKIGKVFANKGMVFEINLPRAPIGANVEFVTEYGDKSLGEVVGINGNRCMAMPYDELSGINSETRVYLKDLTTTIKISQGFLGRVIDFQGNPIDGKGPIEQTGVEARSIYGVALNPLQRPPISEALDTGIHAINCFMTAGKGQRFAIMAGSGVGKSVTMGMIAQNSSADINVIALIGERGREVLEFIEHDLGPEGLKKSVVIVATSDSSALTRMKAAYVATTVAEYFRDQNADVLLMMDSITRFAMANREISLSAGEPPGQKGYTPSVFAKLPKLMERAGTKTGAGSITGVYTVLVEGGDMDEPIADAVRAIADGHIVLSRELASRNQFPAIDVLASLSRVMSKVASKEHRIVSSHLRDLMAAYKANEDLINVGAYAKGSNPKVDKAMLIYDDLMTLLKQTQGMTEFLTIDALFDRMVEIARKAENINK, encoded by the coding sequence ATGGACAAGAATCTTGATCTCTCTTCAATCCATAAAAATTACGAATACGCTTCTCCTTTCCAGAAAATCGGAAAGGTGTTTGCTAATAAAGGAATGGTTTTTGAAATTAACCTTCCAAGAGCTCCTATTGGTGCGAACGTTGAGTTCGTTACTGAATACGGGGATAAGTCTTTAGGTGAGGTCGTAGGGATTAATGGAAACCGTTGTATGGCGATGCCATACGATGAACTTTCAGGAATTAACTCAGAGACTCGCGTTTACTTAAAAGACCTGACAACAACAATTAAAATCTCACAAGGATTCCTTGGACGTGTTATCGATTTCCAGGGAAATCCTATCGATGGAAAAGGCCCGATTGAACAAACAGGTGTAGAAGCGAGAAGCATCTACGGTGTGGCCTTAAACCCACTTCAAAGACCGCCAATCAGTGAGGCGCTGGATACTGGTATCCACGCTATTAACTGTTTTATGACAGCAGGAAAAGGACAGCGTTTTGCCATCATGGCCGGTTCGGGTGTTGGTAAGTCGGTAACCATGGGTATGATCGCCCAGAACTCAAGTGCAGACATCAACGTTATCGCGCTTATCGGAGAGCGTGGTCGCGAGGTTCTAGAATTCATTGAGCACGACCTTGGACCTGAAGGTTTAAAGAAGTCGGTAGTTATTGTTGCAACTTCAGATTCATCAGCGCTAACGAGAATGAAAGCGGCTTACGTGGCGACAACAGTTGCCGAGTATTTCCGCGATCAGAACGCTGACGTTCTTTTGATGATGGACTCAATCACACGTTTTGCAATGGCAAACCGTGAGATCTCTCTTTCAGCTGGTGAGCCACCAGGACAGAAAGGGTACACACCCTCAGTCTTTGCGAAACTTCCAAAACTGATGGAGCGTGCAGGAACGAAGACCGGAGCAGGATCAATCACTGGAGTTTATACCGTTCTCGTTGAAGGGGGCGATATGGATGAGCCGATTGCCGATGCGGTAAGAGCGATTGCCGACGGACACATTGTTTTATCAAGAGAGCTTGCTTCACGAAACCAATTTCCGGCAATTGATGTTCTGGCATCTCTATCCAGAGTTATGTCGAAGGTTGCTTCGAAGGAACACAGAATTGTTTCATCTCACTTAAGAGATTTAATGGCCGCTTATAAGGCCAATGAGGACCTGATTAACGTTGGTGCCTATGCCAAGGGATCAAACCCTAAGGTTGATAAGGCGATGTTGATTTATGACGATTTAATGACTCTTCTGAAGCAAACTCAGGGGATGACAGAGTTCTTAACAATTGATGCGCTTTTTGACCGCATGGTTGAAATTGCAAGAAAAGCTGAAAACATTAATAAGTAA
- a CDS encoding MotE family protein, whose amino-acid sequence MKTRKILYTTSIVAMLTVASLVYAATAKKAPAAPAAPAKREYTEEEFKAAVLEEATKLMKKAGSANLVDFSKELLEKEEAIKVKELAVKKESEELEMNKADFKKKLVEFQDSQKKFLGCVDEKSAQADKRVSQMVDVISGMKPQNAADVLTVQDPDLSVRILSQLDSTKASKIFNLMDKEVSARLQKQFLQMKK is encoded by the coding sequence ATGAAAACGAGAAAAATTTTATATACAACTTCAATCGTAGCTATGTTGACAGTAGCAAGTCTGGTGTATGCAGCAACAGCTAAAAAAGCTCCAGCGGCCCCGGCCGCTCCCGCTAAGCGCGAATACACGGAAGAAGAATTTAAAGCAGCTGTGCTTGAAGAAGCGACAAAGTTAATGAAAAAAGCGGGAAGCGCTAACCTGGTGGATTTCTCTAAAGAGCTTTTAGAAAAAGAAGAAGCTATCAAGGTAAAAGAGCTTGCAGTTAAAAAAGAATCAGAAGAGCTAGAAATGAACAAGGCCGACTTTAAGAAGAAGCTGGTGGAGTTCCAGGACTCGCAAAAGAAGTTCTTAGGATGCGTTGACGAAAAAAGCGCACAGGCCGATAAAAGAGTGTCTCAGATGGTGGATGTTATTTCTGGTATGAAGCCACAAAACGCGGCCGATGTCCTGACGGTTCAAGATCCTGACCTTTCTGTTAGGATATTAAGCCAACTGGATTCAACGAAGGCTTCAAAGATCTTCAATTTGATGGATAAGGAAGTTTCTGCCCGACTTCAAAAGCAGTTTCTTCAAATGAAAAAGTAA